In the Pithys albifrons albifrons isolate INPA30051 chromosome 3, PitAlb_v1, whole genome shotgun sequence genome, one interval contains:
- the TUBAL3 gene encoding tubulin alpha chain-like 3, protein MGNACWELYCLEHGIQADGTIPGSKQGKSLEPNSDQVDSSFETFFCETASGKHVPRAVFIDLEPTVIDEVRTGTYQGLFHPEQLISGKEDAANNYARGHYTIGKEIIDTVLSRIRKMADQCSGLQGFLVFHSFGGGTGSGFTSLLMERLSVEYSKKSKLEFSVYPAPQVSTAVVEPYNSILTTHTTLEHSDCSFMVDNEAIYDICHRNLDIERPTYTNLNRLIGQIVSSVTASLRFNGALNVDLIEFQTNLVPYPRIHFPLTTYAPIVSAEKAYHEQLSVPEITNACFEFSNQMVKCDPRRGKYMACCLLYRGDVVPKDVNAAIAAIKTRRSIQFVDWCPTGFKVGINYQPPTVVPGGDLAKVQRAVCMLSNTTAIAEAWARLDHKFDLMYAKRAFVHWYVGEGMEEGEFSEAREDLAALEKDYEEVGRDSVDGEEEEADEDEY, encoded by the exons ATGGGCAATGCCTGCTGGGAGCTGTATTGCCTGGAGCATGGCATCCAGGCAGATGGCACCATCCCTGGCTCCAAGCAGGGCAAATCCCTGGAGCCCAACTCAGACCAGGTGGATTCATCCTTCGAGACCTTCTTCTGCGAGACGGCGTCCGGCAAACACGTGCCCCGCGCTGTCTTCATCGACCTGGAGCCCACGGTCATTG ATGAGGTCAGGACTGGCACCTACCAGGGGCTGTTCCACCCCGAGCAGCTCATCAGTGGCAAGGAGGACGCTGCCAACAACTACGCCCGTGGGCACTACACCATCGGCAAGGAGATCATCGACACCGTGCTCAGCAGGATCCGCAAGATg GCTGACCAGTGCAGTGGCCTCCAGGGCTTCCTGGTGTTCCACAGCTTCGGGGGAGGCACCGGCTCTGGCTTCACGTCCCTGCTCATGGAGCGGCTCTCCGTGGAGTACAGCAAGAAGTCCAAGCTGGAGTTCTCGGTGTACCCGGCCCCGCAGGTCTCCACGGCCGTGGTGGAGCCCTACAACTCCATCCTCACCACCCACACCACGCTGGAGCACTCGGACTGCTCCTTCATGGTGGACAACGAGGCCATCTACGACATCTGCCACCGCAACCTGGACATCGAGCGCCCCACCTACACCAACCTCAACCGGCTGATCGGCCAGATCGTGTCGTCGGTCACGGCCTCCCTGCGCTTCAACGGCGCCCTCAACGTCGACCTCATCGAGTTCCAGACCAACCTGGTGCCGTACCCGCGCATCCACTTCCCGCTCACCACCTACGCGCCCATCGTCTCGGCGGAGAAGGCCTACCACGAGCAGCTCTCCGTGCCAGAGATCACCAACGCCTGCTTCGAGTTCTCCAACCAGATGGTGAAGTGCGACCCTCGGCGCGGCAAGTACATGGCGTGCTGCCTTCTCTACCGCGGCGACGTGGTGCCCAAGGACGTCAACGCCGCCATCGCCGCCATCAAGACGCGACGCTCCATCCAGTTCGTCGATTGGTGCCCCACCGGTTTCAAGGTGGGCATCAACTACCAACCGCCCACGGTGGTGCCAGGGGGGGACCTGGCCAAGGTGCAGAGGGCTGTGTGCATGTTGAGCAACACCACGGCCATCGCCGAGGCCTGGGCGCGCCTGGACCACAAGTTCGACCTGATGTACGCCAAGAGGGCCTTCGTGCACTGGTATGTcggggaagggatggaggagggtGAGTTCTCTGAGGCCAGGGAGGACCTGGCGGCGCTGGAGAAGGATTATGaggaggttggaagggactctgtggatggggaggaggaggaggctgatgAGGATGAGTATTGA
- the UCN3 gene encoding urocortin-3, which produces MCPPRLVLLLLVLSAVPSRALRLSDAASLLSCLDAALAEARQELPEENSVLDKRGFASSSLEASQEDEELEEELGKRTYPVQGHQKYVLQAQGKGKAFQNRAKSERRAKVTLSLDVPTNIMNILFNIAKAKNLRAKAAANAHLMAQIGRRK; this is translated from the coding sequence ATGTGCCCCcccaggctggtgctgctgctgctggtgctgagcgCCGTGCCCAGCCGTGCCCTGCGCCTCTCGGACGCCGCgtccctgctcagctgcctgGACGCGGCGCTGGCCGAGGCGCGCCAGGAGCTCCCCGAGGAAAACTCCGTCCTGGACAAGCGCGGCTtcgcctcctcctccctggaaGCGTCCCAGGAGGATgaagagctggaggaagagctggGCAAAAGGACATACCCGGTGCAAGGCCACCAAAAATACGTGTTGCAGGCGCAGGGGAAGGGCAAGGCGTTCCAGAACCGCGCCAAGAGCGAGCGGCGCGCCAAGGTCACCCTGTCGCTGGATGTGCCCACCAACATCATGAACATCCTCTTCAACATCGCCAAGGCCAAGAACTTGCGGGCCAAAGCGGCGGCCAATGCCCACCTGATGGCCCAGATCGGGCGCAGGAAgtga